A window of the Butyricimonas faecalis genome harbors these coding sequences:
- a CDS encoding TonB-dependent receptor, whose protein sequence is MTGHVILKETGEHLPFMTILLKGTNIGTATDETGHFFLKNLPEGKYTLRVQGVSYKSAEKEIMIVRGKTQEVNFEISEDAVMLDGAVVSANRNETDRREAPVIVNVLSPKVFENTNSVCLSQGLNFQPGLRVENNCQNCGFQQVRINGLDGPYSQILIDSRPMCSSLAGVYGLEQIPANMIERVEVLRGGGSALFGSNAIAGTINIITKEPLYNFFQVGHTLSAIDGESFDNVTAFNGAIVNDQQDAGIYLFGMVRDRQAYDHDNDGFSELGKMNNTTLGFKTYYKPTHFSKFTLEYHHIKEFRRGGNNLDRPPHEADVAEQADHNIHGGSLNYTLSSKDYKHHLNVYTSIQSIGRESYYGAGQDTNAYGKTKDFTVVGGTQYSHDFDNFLFMPSSLTAGIEYSYNKLNDLMLGYRREINQDVSVYSAYLQNEWKTGQFSFLLGGRLDKNSKIDDPIFSPRLNIRYNPIPDLSLRASYSEGFRAPQTYDEDLHVAAVGGEVTLIQVAKDLKTERSRSYSASVDYYTTWGPVQINLLLEGFYTSLHNPFVLEEIESDDENKILERRNGSNAVVKGFNLEGKIAPHKSVQLQFGATLQSSKYDEPVAWSKDPDVKACRKLLRSPDQYGYATLNLLPFKNLSVALSGTYTGPMYVGHSAGYIEKDVLKKTDSFFDTTIKLAYDMKIGQGYTIQFNIGMQNIFDSYQNDFDKGEFRDSGYIYGPGLPRTYFAGLKFGIF, encoded by the coding sequence ATCACCGGACACGTTATCTTGAAAGAAACCGGAGAACATCTCCCCTTCATGACCATATTGTTGAAGGGAACCAACATCGGTACGGCCACAGACGAAACCGGACATTTTTTCTTGAAAAACCTACCGGAAGGAAAATACACACTCCGTGTACAAGGAGTTAGTTATAAAAGCGCAGAGAAAGAAATCATGATCGTGCGAGGGAAAACCCAGGAAGTCAACTTCGAAATCAGCGAGGATGCCGTTATGCTCGATGGAGCCGTGGTCTCCGCAAACCGGAATGAAACGGATAGAAGGGAAGCCCCCGTTATCGTCAATGTACTATCACCCAAAGTATTCGAGAACACGAACTCCGTGTGCTTGTCCCAAGGATTAAACTTCCAGCCGGGACTACGGGTTGAAAATAACTGCCAAAACTGCGGTTTCCAGCAAGTGCGCATCAACGGGCTGGACGGTCCCTACTCCCAAATATTGATTGACAGTCGCCCCATGTGCAGCTCACTTGCCGGGGTGTACGGTTTGGAACAAATTCCCGCCAACATGATCGAACGAGTAGAGGTACTACGGGGTGGTGGTTCCGCCCTCTTCGGTTCAAACGCCATCGCCGGCACAATCAACATCATCACGAAAGAACCCTTGTACAACTTTTTCCAGGTTGGGCACACCCTTTCCGCCATCGACGGGGAAAGCTTTGACAACGTGACCGCCTTCAACGGGGCCATCGTCAACGATCAACAGGATGCCGGAATCTACCTGTTCGGCATGGTGCGCGACCGTCAGGCTTATGACCACGACAACGATGGTTTTTCCGAACTGGGAAAAATGAACAACACGACACTCGGCTTCAAGACTTATTACAAACCGACCCACTTCAGTAAATTCACCCTAGAATACCATCATATCAAAGAATTCCGTCGAGGAGGCAACAATTTAGACAGACCACCTCACGAAGCCGACGTGGCAGAACAAGCCGATCACAACATTCACGGCGGGAGCTTGAACTACACGCTCTCGTCAAAGGACTACAAACACCACTTGAACGTCTACACTTCCATCCAGAGCATAGGACGCGAATCCTACTATGGAGCCGGCCAAGACACGAACGCTTACGGGAAGACCAAAGACTTCACGGTTGTAGGCGGAACCCAGTACTCCCACGACTTCGACAACTTCCTATTTATGCCCTCTTCCCTCACCGCGGGAATAGAATACTCCTACAACAAGCTAAACGACCTCATGCTGGGTTATCGCAGGGAAATCAATCAAGACGTCTCCGTGTACAGCGCGTACCTTCAAAACGAATGGAAAACCGGACAGTTCAGCTTTTTATTAGGCGGACGTCTGGATAAAAACTCGAAAATCGACGATCCGATATTCAGTCCCCGCTTGAACATTCGTTATAACCCGATCCCCGATTTAAGCCTGCGGGCGAGCTATTCCGAGGGATTCCGGGCTCCCCAAACCTACGATGAAGACCTCCACGTGGCAGCCGTCGGCGGGGAAGTGACCCTTATACAAGTGGCAAAGGACTTGAAGACCGAACGTTCCCGCAGTTACAGTGCATCCGTAGATTACTACACCACCTGGGGCCCCGTACAGATCAACCTCCTACTGGAAGGATTCTACACCAGCCTCCACAACCCCTTCGTGCTGGAAGAAATCGAATCGGACGACGAGAATAAAATACTGGAACGCCGTAACGGGTCGAACGCCGTGGTGAAAGGATTCAACCTTGAAGGCAAAATCGCCCCGCACAAATCCGTACAACTACAATTCGGGGCCACCCTGCAAAGCAGTAAATACGATGAACCCGTCGCGTGGAGCAAAGACCCCGACGTGAAAGCCTGCCGCAAACTGTTACGCTCACCCGACCAATACGGCTACGCCACGCTAAACCTGCTCCCGTTCAAAAACCTCTCGGTAGCCCTCTCCGGAACTTACACGGGGCCGATGTACGTGGGGCACTCGGCCGGGTACATCGAGAAAGACGTGCTGAAGAAAACGGATTCCTTCTTCGACACCACGATTAAACTAGCATACGACATGAAGATCGGCCAAGGTTACACGATCCAGTTCAACATCGGGATGCAGAATATATTCGATAGCTACCAGAACGATTTCGACAAGGGAGAATTCCGGGATTCCGGCTACATTTACGGCCCGGGCCTACCAAGAACCTATTTTGCAGGCTTAAAATTCGGAATATTCTAA
- a CDS encoding ATP-binding protein: MTQQEKDSIREALRVYAAKYSSQKKAAASLNGVSAGTLSAVVNGKYESISDDMFRNIISQITPAAAATGWQLVETNSFQEIWYALSDAQEFKKVRWIVGGAGCGKTTTATMYAQKNHEVFVILCDEDMRKGDFVREIARKLGFKTCGMRIREILDLAIESIIQMENPLLVFDEGDKLNDNVFHYFINLYNRLEGKCGITFLSTDYIQHRIDCGLNHNRKGYNEIYSRIGRKFFELEPTSHNDVFAICQANGLMDKKLIANVIDVTEKSEFDLRCVKDAIHREKKVAAAK, encoded by the coding sequence ATGACACAGCAAGAGAAAGACAGTATCCGTGAAGCTCTCCGGGTATATGCAGCAAAGTATTCCAGCCAAAAAAAGGCTGCGGCAAGTTTGAACGGCGTATCTGCCGGGACATTGAGTGCCGTGGTTAACGGCAAGTATGAGAGTATCAGTGATGATATGTTCCGCAATATCATCTCTCAGATAACCCCTGCAGCTGCGGCCACCGGTTGGCAGCTCGTGGAAACGAACTCCTTTCAGGAGATATGGTATGCCCTGAGCGATGCGCAGGAATTTAAAAAAGTCCGCTGGATCGTGGGTGGTGCGGGATGTGGCAAAACAACGACAGCCACCATGTACGCACAAAAGAATCATGAGGTGTTCGTCATCCTTTGTGATGAGGATATGCGGAAAGGTGATTTTGTTCGGGAGATCGCCCGTAAACTCGGTTTTAAGACTTGCGGGATGCGTATCCGTGAAATATTGGACTTGGCCATCGAGAGCATCATACAGATGGAAAATCCACTTTTGGTGTTCGATGAGGGTGATAAGTTGAATGATAACGTGTTTCACTACTTTATCAACCTGTATAACCGGCTGGAGGGCAAATGCGGGATTACTTTCTTATCCACCGATTACATCCAGCATCGTATTGACTGCGGTTTGAACCACAACCGGAAAGGCTATAACGAGATTTATTCCCGCATTGGGCGTAAGTTCTTTGAGCTGGAACCAACCTCCCATAATGATGTATTTGCCATTTGCCAAGCCAACGGACTGATGGATAAAAAACTTATTGCAAACGTGATCGATGTGACGGAAAAATCGGAGTTTGATTTGCGATGCGTGAAAGATGCCATTCACCGGGAGAAAAAGGTGGCGGCAGCGAAATAG
- a CDS encoding GTPase domain-containing protein, with amino-acid sequence MARALSVTEAVSMKKETLKLTGAWADAFGEPERIGVWFIWGNSGNGKSSFVMQLCKELAKFGRVAYDSLEEGASLTMQNTLRRFNMAEVNRRFQLLDCEPMSELGERMDKHKSPDFYVIDSFQYTQMSYKEYIKFKEAHRNKLLIFISHADGRNPDGRSAKKVMYDAALKIYVEGFRAFSKGRFFGSVGHFTIWDEGAVRYWGDNA; translated from the coding sequence ATGGCACGGGCATTATCGGTAACAGAAGCAGTAAGCATGAAGAAAGAAACGCTCAAGCTGACAGGCGCATGGGCGGACGCTTTCGGAGAGCCTGAACGGATTGGCGTTTGGTTTATTTGGGGCAATAGTGGTAACGGGAAAAGCAGCTTTGTCATGCAGCTTTGTAAAGAGCTGGCAAAGTTTGGGCGGGTGGCTTATGACAGCCTCGAAGAGGGTGCGAGCCTCACCATGCAGAACACGCTCCGCCGTTTCAACATGGCCGAGGTAAACCGCCGTTTCCAGCTGCTTGACTGTGAGCCGATGTCCGAGCTTGGTGAAAGAATGGATAAGCATAAAAGCCCCGATTTTTACGTCATTGACAGTTTCCAATACACCCAAATGAGCTATAAAGAATACATCAAATTTAAGGAGGCGCACCGGAACAAGCTGCTGATTTTTATCAGCCATGCAGATGGCCGGAACCCTGATGGTCGGAGCGCAAAGAAAGTGATGTATGATGCCGCCCTGAAAATTTACGTGGAGGGGTTTCGGGCTTTCTCGAAAGGCCGCTTTTTCGGCTCCGTGGGGCATTTTACAATTTGGGATGAGGGTGCGGTAAGATATTGGGGAGATAACGCTTAA
- a CDS encoding DUF7168 domain-containing protein has translation MEKEVPENILAKIRKLLRLKESAIKIGSEGEAHAAAEAVNRLLTSYNLSLMDVTPEEQKNMISVTESEKITYQDTYGNIWKRDLLRIICEYNFCRILLHGGTTYMVVVGTRENAEVVLSLYNYLRSVFRRLSVERCTEYVATRRGYYRTKKFKRNYIKSYLLGCCTGLRKQFESIRKTAEETGLMLCHNHLIDDYFQSIGTTTHKSKNRNKVNTSAYCSGYDDGSKINLNKQINGK, from the coding sequence ATGGAAAAAGAAGTACCTGAAAATATATTGGCGAAAATTAGAAAGCTGCTCCGGTTAAAAGAATCCGCCATAAAAATCGGATCCGAGGGAGAAGCCCATGCAGCTGCGGAGGCTGTAAACCGGCTGCTGACATCCTATAACTTGTCATTGATGGATGTTACCCCGGAAGAACAAAAGAATATGATATCCGTGACTGAATCGGAGAAAATAACCTATCAGGACACGTATGGGAATATTTGGAAAAGGGATTTGTTGCGGATTATATGCGAGTATAATTTTTGCCGGATTTTGTTGCATGGAGGTACGACTTACATGGTGGTAGTCGGTACACGGGAAAATGCGGAAGTTGTGCTCTCGCTTTATAATTACTTGAGGTCTGTATTCCGCCGGTTGTCGGTAGAACGTTGCACCGAGTATGTGGCTACCCGCAGAGGGTATTACCGGACAAAGAAGTTTAAACGGAATTATATAAAATCTTATTTGTTGGGATGTTGCACCGGTTTGCGGAAACAATTTGAGAGCATTCGGAAAACAGCGGAGGAAACCGGACTGATGCTGTGTCACAACCATTTGATTGATGATTATTTTCAATCGATAGGCACAACCACCCATAAATCCAAGAACCGGAATAAAGTGAACACTTCCGCCTATTGTTCCGGGTACGATGACGGTTCAAAGATCAATTTAAACAAGCAAATCAATGGGAAATGA
- a CDS encoding DUF3164 family protein, with protein MAQIEEKQTVEMTAEEKAQFEAFRKEKAKKEAQEKAKAERETYRQMVDDEVNSAIPVLLSLSEDIKETKKTVLENFKSILDMKCEVLKVVKDDQRSHTFTNSEGTKRITLGVYVTDGYRDTVEDGIVIVKEYIESLADNAKTKSLVSMVLKLLARDAKGTLKASRIVQLRKIAEESNNDRFMEGVRIIEEAYQPAISKQFVRAEMKNGDGMWVTIPLGMTEA; from the coding sequence ATGGCACAGATTGAAGAAAAGCAGACTGTTGAAATGACGGCAGAGGAAAAGGCTCAATTCGAGGCTTTCCGTAAAGAAAAGGCCAAAAAAGAGGCTCAGGAAAAGGCGAAAGCCGAACGTGAAACGTACCGCCAAATGGTGGATGATGAAGTGAACAGCGCAATCCCGGTACTCCTCTCCTTGAGTGAGGATATCAAGGAAACCAAAAAGACGGTGCTGGAGAACTTTAAGAGTATCCTTGACATGAAATGCGAGGTTCTGAAAGTCGTAAAGGATGACCAGCGCAGCCATACCTTTACCAATTCGGAGGGAACCAAGCGCATCACTCTCGGAGTGTACGTGACGGACGGCTACCGTGACACGGTGGAGGACGGCATCGTGATCGTGAAAGAATACATCGAGAGCCTCGCCGACAATGCTAAAACGAAATCACTCGTGAGCATGGTTTTGAAGTTGCTGGCACGTGATGCCAAAGGCACGTTAAAAGCCAGTCGTATCGTCCAGCTTCGCAAAATTGCAGAGGAAAGCAACAATGACCGTTTCATGGAGGGTGTCCGCATCATTGAGGAGGCATACCAGCCAGCGATCAGCAAACAGTTTGTGAGAGCGGAAATGAAGAACGGGGACGGTATGTGGGTGACCATTCCTCTGGGTATGACAGAAGCATAA
- a CDS encoding phage virion morphogenesis protein produces the protein MNIKELNNYLQSLPEEIISDAAEIVAETATEYYKSAFKKKAFDGNPWTPAKVPKTTGSLLIDSGALVNSIRPAVITPQRVVISAGNEKVDYAQVHNEGFKGIVPVPAHTRKTKRKDVPVKAHTRKTNIPKREFMGDSEELNEQIHARIEGYIDSLNNE, from the coding sequence ATGAATATCAAAGAATTAAATAATTATCTGCAATCGCTCCCGGAGGAGATAATCTCCGATGCGGCAGAAATCGTGGCGGAAACGGCCACGGAATACTATAAATCAGCTTTCAAGAAGAAAGCATTTGACGGGAACCCGTGGACTCCGGCAAAAGTACCGAAAACAACCGGTTCCCTGCTGATTGACTCCGGTGCGCTGGTGAACAGTATCAGACCGGCGGTGATAACTCCCCAGCGGGTGGTTATCTCTGCAGGGAATGAAAAGGTAGATTACGCTCAGGTACACAACGAGGGATTCAAAGGTATAGTACCCGTACCGGCACACACCCGGAAAACAAAACGGAAAGATGTACCGGTCAAGGCGCACACCCGGAAAACTAACATCCCGAAACGTGAATTCATGGGAGATTCCGAAGAATTGAACGAGCAGATACACGCACGGATAGAGGGATATATTGACTCACTTAACAATGAATAG
- a CDS encoding phage portal protein family protein has protein sequence MANKKKKTATTNTGAKSKEQLVIHQIVVKAPQRKVYDVGNWRTALSSADNGRTKQLYDLLDDIMIDGVLSDAVQKRIDAVTNSELTFQNAAGEEVEEIADLMDTTAWEDLLTEILKKKIYGRSGIEMTFNDGFNVEPIPAKHINLKNRTILRQDTDEIGIPYEGDSQLLILGKDRDFGLLLKAAPYAIYKRGGFGDWSQWIELFGMPQRIGKYNTYDPESRKLLEEAFDKAGSAPYVVIPKEADVETKEGGTGSGSSYNEFRQANNEEMLITILGQTMTTVQGEKGARSLGEVHKEVEEGKNKSDLRYVQRVLNQKVLPMLEARGYPVAGGKFIFPKAAEQLSVAEVVQLSDIMDIPQSYLHEKYSIPVPKDGEPVAKRASSQAAQFDIGEDSEEDTISNADRNFFMRLWDFFVQAPQVGASIGKAPIRLNDNAPMSEKLAARIANGETGKFDAELFSFIATDFLSGVQSAFKRSMNHADVRFAYGLQDDAFITALEMNLFHFSAGKTLAEIQELNKAFRESGNFQEFSKKAEQICGTFNKTWQKTEYETAVLTAESASNYHRLMGKTKMFPYWKYVTAGDEKVREEHRKLDGVILPANDPRWKKIFPPNGWKCRCRVVPLMKHEVEGIDINAMRAIVDEYLGTSEWKMNEAQGWDSNRGETAEVFSKNQHYIRKFPDKAASLLGDLHYNDYGLESFGKKAAAATEKAPVFAGDPNQWRDSHQVMDDYKGRKVQLTEEVFKRHTTKKYEEARVPLVECIPDVLKNPDEVWINDYQKKFDNLNFIKFYEDKVINVVCEVKNGTLYQVTTWFEIEQNANIKVKGRRSRKIDPRWRYRRGLLIKK, from the coding sequence ATGGCGAACAAGAAAAAAAAGACGGCCACGACAAATACCGGGGCAAAATCAAAGGAGCAGCTGGTCATCCATCAGATCGTAGTCAAGGCTCCCCAGCGGAAAGTGTATGACGTGGGGAATTGGCGGACGGCTCTCTCCTCTGCAGACAATGGACGAACAAAGCAGCTTTATGACCTGCTTGATGATATCATGATTGACGGCGTTTTGAGCGATGCCGTTCAAAAGCGTATCGATGCGGTCACGAACTCGGAGCTTACTTTCCAAAATGCGGCTGGGGAGGAAGTGGAGGAGATCGCAGACCTGATGGACACCACCGCATGGGAGGATCTGCTGACTGAAATCCTGAAAAAGAAAATATACGGGCGTTCAGGCATTGAAATGACCTTTAATGACGGTTTCAACGTGGAACCGATTCCGGCAAAGCATATCAACCTGAAAAACCGCACAATCCTCCGGCAGGACACGGACGAAATAGGCATACCATACGAGGGAGATTCACAGCTGCTCATTCTCGGCAAAGACCGGGATTTCGGTTTGTTACTCAAGGCGGCTCCCTATGCCATCTACAAACGTGGAGGCTTTGGGGATTGGTCACAATGGATCGAACTTTTCGGGATGCCCCAGCGCATCGGTAAATACAACACGTATGATCCGGAGAGCCGCAAGCTGCTGGAGGAGGCTTTCGATAAAGCCGGATCCGCACCGTATGTGGTCATCCCAAAAGAGGCGGATGTGGAAACCAAAGAGGGCGGAACGGGTTCAGGATCCTCGTACAACGAATTCCGGCAGGCCAACAACGAGGAGATGCTGATCACTATCCTCGGACAAACCATGACCACCGTACAGGGAGAGAAAGGCGCACGTTCATTGGGTGAGGTTCACAAGGAGGTAGAGGAGGGAAAGAATAAATCTGACCTCCGGTACGTACAGCGTGTCCTCAACCAAAAGGTACTCCCCATGCTGGAGGCGAGAGGGTATCCCGTTGCTGGCGGAAAGTTCATTTTCCCAAAAGCGGCGGAGCAGCTCTCCGTTGCCGAGGTGGTGCAGCTCTCCGACATCATGGATATCCCGCAGAGCTACCTGCATGAAAAATATTCGATTCCCGTGCCTAAAGACGGGGAGCCGGTCGCAAAACGTGCCTCCTCTCAGGCCGCTCAGTTCGATATAGGAGAGGATTCGGAGGAGGACACAATCAGTAATGCAGACCGTAATTTCTTTATGCGCTTATGGGATTTTTTCGTGCAAGCCCCGCAGGTCGGGGCATCCATTGGAAAAGCCCCCATCAGGCTGAATGATAACGCTCCGATGTCGGAAAAGCTGGCCGCAAGGATTGCAAACGGCGAAACCGGGAAGTTCGATGCGGAGTTGTTCTCCTTTATTGCTACCGACTTTTTGAGCGGTGTTCAAAGTGCGTTCAAACGTTCAATGAACCATGCGGATGTAAGATTCGCATACGGCCTGCAGGATGACGCTTTTATCACCGCTTTGGAGATGAACCTGTTTCATTTCTCCGCCGGTAAGACGCTGGCGGAAATTCAGGAGCTGAACAAGGCGTTCAGGGAGAGCGGTAATTTTCAGGAGTTCTCCAAAAAAGCAGAGCAGATATGTGGCACGTTCAATAAAACGTGGCAAAAGACGGAATACGAAACGGCGGTACTAACGGCGGAGTCCGCCAGCAATTACCACCGGCTCATGGGAAAAACGAAAATGTTCCCTTATTGGAAATATGTCACTGCCGGGGATGAAAAGGTAAGGGAGGAACACCGGAAGCTGGACGGGGTGATATTACCGGCCAATGATCCACGGTGGAAAAAGATATTCCCGCCCAATGGCTGGAAATGCCGTTGCCGGGTGGTTCCGCTCATGAAACACGAGGTAGAGGGTATAGACATCAACGCCATGCGTGCCATTGTCGATGAATACCTCGGTACGAGTGAATGGAAAATGAACGAGGCTCAGGGCTGGGATTCAAACCGGGGAGAAACGGCTGAGGTGTTTTCCAAGAACCAGCATTATATCCGCAAGTTTCCCGATAAAGCCGCCTCCTTGCTGGGTGACCTGCATTATAATGATTACGGGCTGGAGTCCTTTGGAAAGAAAGCGGCGGCAGCGACCGAAAAAGCACCGGTGTTTGCCGGGGATCCGAACCAGTGGAGGGATTCGCATCAGGTGATGGATGACTACAAAGGCCGGAAGGTGCAACTTACGGAGGAGGTGTTCAAACGCCACACCACAAAGAAATACGAGGAGGCTCGTGTTCCTCTCGTGGAGTGCATCCCGGACGTGCTTAAAAACCCGGACGAGGTATGGATAAACGACTATCAAAAGAAGTTCGACAACCTGAACTTTATCAAGTTTTACGAGGATAAGGTGATTAACGTGGTTTGCGAGGTCAAGAACGGAACGCTCTATCAGGTCACGACATGGTTCGAGATAGAACAAAACGCCAACATCAAGGTGAAAGGCCGCAGGAGCAGAAAGATAGATCCACGATGGAGATATCGCCGTGGGCTGCTTATCAAAAAGTAA
- a CDS encoding phage protein Gp36 family protein gives MAFITPKELETHLYKENIEAISREDETILTAAIDAAVQEAYGYLGAYDRKKIFEATGSQRNALLLIFVKDIAVWHFVNLCNAGTDLQLRQDRYERAVAWLRQVQKSDIKPNLPIIDEDGDGKPDTAGEYIYGSNPKRNQHF, from the coding sequence ATGGCATTTATCACACCCAAAGAATTGGAAACGCACCTCTATAAAGAGAATATAGAGGCTATCAGCAGGGAGGATGAAACAATCCTCACGGCAGCCATAGACGCTGCCGTACAGGAAGCATACGGATATCTTGGTGCGTATGACCGCAAAAAGATTTTCGAGGCCACAGGGAGCCAAAGAAACGCCCTCCTGCTCATTTTTGTAAAGGACATAGCCGTGTGGCATTTCGTGAACCTATGCAATGCCGGTACTGACCTGCAGCTCCGGCAGGATAGGTACGAGCGTGCCGTGGCATGGCTCAGGCAAGTACAGAAATCAGACATTAAGCCTAACCTCCCCATTATAGACGAGGACGGTGACGGGAAACCGGATACTGCAGGTGAATATATCTACGGGAGCAATCCCAAGCGTAATCAACATTTTTAA
- a CDS encoding helix-turn-helix domain-containing protein, which yields MAEELKANQRKEWAKLMYLKENITQQEIADRVGVSRVTVNKWVKEWEGLKLNLLQTREERISSTLTQLDELDRSIAGKEEGKRYPSAAEADIRRKLTADLEALEQDASIRDIYNVSRGLLDWLRQQDLERAKELSDYFDAYIKEKMKWVK from the coding sequence ATGGCGGAAGAACTGAAAGCAAATCAACGGAAAGAATGGGCGAAATTGATGTATCTCAAAGAGAACATCACCCAGCAGGAAATTGCCGACCGGGTAGGTGTTTCCCGTGTCACGGTGAACAAATGGGTTAAGGAATGGGAGGGTTTAAAGCTCAACCTCCTGCAGACACGGGAGGAACGGATCAGCTCCACGCTCACGCAGCTGGATGAACTCGACCGCTCCATCGCAGGCAAAGAGGAGGGGAAACGGTATCCCTCAGCGGCGGAGGCCGATATACGGCGCAAACTGACGGCTGACCTTGAGGCATTGGAACAGGACGCCTCCATCAGGGATATATACAACGTGTCCCGTGGGCTGCTCGATTGGCTCCGACAGCAGGATCTCGAAAGGGCAAAGGAGTTGAGTGATTATTTCGATGCGTACATAAAGGAGAAAATGAAATGGGTAAAATAG
- a CDS encoding HK97 family phage prohead protease, protein MGKLTFVLHDESVNTYGFRMLTSGANLEEFKKNPVMLLNHDDYSLPIGRWENIRVEGGKILADAVFDEGDARAAEVKRKVENDFIRMASIGAWPPEEKSDAYDLMLPGQTLPTVTRWTVREGSVVTIGANHNALVFYDRESKQIIDLNDKGNLIRLIDHSNNPKKQLKMSVLTGVLKLQDSASEAEIVTAIQGIIANADRLEKENKTLAAAMDKMNKDKKESQKQEAITLTDAAIKDGRYDAKGRDNLLNLFDKDFEGTKAMLAAIPCRATVTGQINTNKGAGVTLGDWKEKSWDELDKAGKLVELKDAAPDLYKSKFKERFGIEPNL, encoded by the coding sequence ATGGGCAAATTAACCTTTGTATTACATGATGAGTCGGTGAACACCTACGGTTTTAGGATGCTCACCAGCGGAGCCAATTTGGAGGAGTTTAAAAAGAATCCCGTGATGCTTCTGAATCACGATGATTACTCCCTGCCGATTGGCCGGTGGGAAAATATACGTGTTGAGGGAGGTAAGATTTTAGCCGATGCCGTGTTCGATGAGGGAGATGCCCGTGCCGCAGAGGTAAAGCGTAAAGTTGAGAATGACTTTATCCGTATGGCCTCTATCGGTGCGTGGCCTCCGGAGGAGAAAAGCGATGCCTATGACCTGATGCTCCCCGGACAAACACTCCCTACCGTTACGAGATGGACGGTTCGGGAGGGCAGTGTCGTTACAATCGGAGCCAATCACAATGCGCTGGTATTCTATGACAGAGAGAGCAAACAGATTATCGACCTGAATGATAAGGGTAATCTTATCCGGTTGATAGATCACAGTAATAACCCCAAAAAACAATTAAAAATGAGCGTACTTACAGGAGTATTGAAGCTGCAGGACTCTGCAAGCGAGGCGGAAATCGTAACCGCCATTCAGGGAATCATAGCCAATGCCGACCGTTTGGAAAAAGAGAACAAGACGTTGGCTGCCGCAATGGATAAAATGAACAAGGACAAAAAGGAATCTCAAAAGCAGGAGGCGATTACCCTGACTGATGCGGCCATCAAGGACGGACGTTATGATGCGAAAGGCCGTGATAACCTGCTGAACCTTTTCGATAAGGATTTCGAGGGAACAAAGGCTATGCTGGCCGCTATCCCATGCCGGGCGACGGTAACCGGTCAGATCAACACGAATAAAGGAGCCGGTGTGACGCTTGGTGATTGGAAAGAAAAGTCATGGGATGAGTTGGATAAGGCCGGAAAGCTCGTTGAGCTGAAAGATGCCGCCCCGGACTTGTATAAGTCCAAGTTTAAGGAGCGTTTCGGCATCGAACCGAATCTGTAA
- a CDS encoding N-acetylmuramoyl-L-alanine amidase, producing the protein MAELKYLVIHCTATPQGRKVTGNDIRAWHTNPISKGGRGWKQVGYTDMFHLDGTVERLARNNEDARVDPWEITNGAKGYNSISRHIVYVGGVAADGKTPEDTRTPGQLKALEDYVKDFHRRFPRVRIIGHNEIATKACPSFDVQAWLRKIGINQ; encoded by the coding sequence ATGGCAGAATTGAAATATTTGGTAATCCACTGTACCGCCACGCCTCAAGGCCGTAAGGTAACGGGTAACGATATCAGAGCATGGCACACGAACCCGATAAGCAAGGGTGGCCGTGGTTGGAAGCAGGTAGGATATACCGATATGTTTCACCTTGATGGAACGGTGGAGCGATTGGCCCGGAACAACGAGGACGCACGGGTGGATCCGTGGGAGATTACCAATGGGGCAAAAGGGTACAATTCCATTTCCCGGCACATTGTGTACGTTGGCGGTGTGGCCGCTGACGGGAAGACTCCCGAGGACACCCGTACTCCCGGCCAGCTGAAAGCGTTGGAGGATTACGTGAAAGACTTCCACCGCCGTTTCCCACGGGTGAGAATCATCGGTCATAACGAGATTGCGACCAAGGCGTGCCCGTCATTCGACGTTCAGGCATGGCTCAGGAAAATAGGCATTAACCAATAA